One genomic segment of Hymenobacter psoromatis includes these proteins:
- a CDS encoding sensor histidine kinase: MNRLTSNFRLYWLLQALGWGLWGLVGLVLSMGFGRSSWVLIPVELVVAGTMLAASHALRTFVRHHGWARLPPGRLLPRLLAINVVIALAATVIMSVFIAGMLWLWLPQQLVKGFPWLQYVGYFITNSMALWLWSAVYFGLHYFDNFRAAEIDTWKLAAIAREAELRTLQAQLNPHFLFNGLNNIRALVMEDPARARAMMTHLAELLRYSMQRNTLAQVPLATELEIVENYLQLEAMQLEERLRYTLDVAPEALPVLLPPMTVQLLVENAIKHGLAPRPAGGCLSLSAQLDGAGTGLLVAVRNTGTYQPTPGHPGVGVRNVGERLRLLFGPAASFRIGPDPLRPDTVLAELRLPVGKEVMRAKRTSSPPYQK; encoded by the coding sequence ATGAATCGCCTCACTTCCAACTTCCGGCTGTACTGGCTGCTGCAAGCCCTGGGCTGGGGCCTATGGGGGCTGGTAGGCCTGGTGCTGAGCATGGGTTTCGGGCGGTCTTCCTGGGTATTGATACCCGTAGAGCTGGTAGTGGCCGGCACCATGCTGGCGGCCAGCCACGCGCTGCGCACCTTCGTGCGGCACCATGGCTGGGCGCGCTTGCCGCCGGGGCGGCTGCTACCCCGCCTGCTGGCCATCAACGTAGTAATCGCCCTGGCAGCTACGGTAATAATGAGCGTATTCATCGCGGGAATGCTTTGGCTGTGGCTACCGCAACAGCTGGTTAAGGGCTTCCCGTGGCTACAGTACGTAGGGTATTTCATCACCAATTCGATGGCGCTGTGGCTGTGGTCGGCGGTGTATTTCGGGCTGCATTATTTCGATAATTTCCGGGCGGCCGAAATTGACACCTGGAAGCTGGCCGCCATTGCCCGCGAGGCCGAGCTGCGCACGCTGCAAGCCCAGCTCAACCCGCATTTTCTCTTCAATGGACTGAACAATATCCGGGCCCTGGTGATGGAAGACCCCGCCCGCGCCCGCGCCATGATGACGCACCTGGCCGAGCTGCTGCGCTACTCCATGCAGCGCAACACCCTGGCCCAGGTGCCGCTGGCCACCGAGCTGGAAATCGTGGAAAACTACCTCCAGCTCGAAGCCATGCAGCTCGAAGAGCGCCTGCGCTACACCCTCGACGTGGCCCCCGAGGCCCTGCCCGTGCTGCTGCCGCCCATGACGGTGCAGCTGCTGGTCGAGAACGCCATCAAGCACGGGCTGGCCCCGCGCCCGGCCGGCGGCTGCCTCAGCCTGAGCGCCCAGCTCGACGGGGCGGGCACCGGCCTGCTGGTGGCCGTGCGCAACACGGGCACCTACCAGCCCACGCCCGGCCACCCTGGCGTGGGCGTGCGCAACGTGGGCGAGCGGCTGCGGCTGCTCTTCGGGCCCGCCGCCAGCTTCCGCATCGGCCCCGACCCACTGCGGCCCGATACCGTGCTGGCCGAACTGCGCTTGCCGGTTGGTAAGGAGGTGATGAGGGCTAAAAGAACGTCATCACCTCCTTACCAAAAATGA
- a CDS encoding cyclase family protein, giving the protein MPTPAPWLDATTTIRDQMVHWPDNLGVTVKRTLSQDRGDAANVTELHLSAHTGTHVDAPLHFTTGAGDTTTLDLGRLIGPATVVAIQDPKSISLAEVQKLAIKPGARLLFKTRISDSEWSTEPFKPDFVALDGDAARYLRDAGVVCVGVDYLSVGKAEAHHALLDAGICVIEGLALQHIAPGDYELLCLPLKIAGSDGAPARVLLRPA; this is encoded by the coding sequence ATGCCTACCCCCGCTCCCTGGCTCGATGCCACCACGACTATCCGCGACCAGATGGTGCATTGGCCCGATAACCTCGGCGTGACCGTCAAGCGCACCCTGAGCCAGGACCGCGGCGACGCCGCCAACGTGACCGAGCTGCACCTGAGCGCCCACACCGGCACCCACGTCGATGCGCCGCTGCACTTCACGACCGGCGCCGGCGACACCACGACCCTAGACCTGGGCCGCCTCATAGGCCCGGCCACTGTGGTAGCCATCCAAGACCCGAAAAGCATCAGCCTAGCCGAGGTGCAAAAGCTGGCTATTAAGCCGGGCGCGCGGCTGCTGTTCAAAACCCGCATCTCGGATAGTGAGTGGAGCACCGAGCCGTTCAAGCCTGATTTTGTGGCGCTGGATGGCGATGCGGCCCGCTACTTGCGCGATGCGGGCGTGGTGTGCGTGGGCGTGGATTACCTCTCGGTGGGGAAGGCCGAGGCCCACCACGCGCTGCTCGACGCGGGCATTTGCGTGATTGAAGGCTTGGCCTTGCAGCACATCGCGCCCGGCGACTACGAGTTGCTGTGTCTACCTCTCAAAATAGCGGGCAGCGATGGCGCACCCGCGCGGGTGTTGCTGCGGCCGGCTTAA
- a CDS encoding DUF2252 family protein, which translates to MPAADIAATPGALAAFFQLHDAGRVPALLPIRYHRMQADALAFFRGSAPLYYARFGAAPALAGGPVGWLCGDAHIENFGSYRGDNRLVYFDLNDFDEAVLGPLSWDVGRLLVSVRLAAAHFGLPPAAQQTHAETLLAAYAAALATGKAYLLERATAWGLVRQLLHNVQQRRPRELLAGRASRHGGWHFRAHKSAALRPLPPAEALAVLRAVESWRLAQPQPPCGPLLDVAGRIAGVGSLGVPRYALLAKSRHAGKLPRLLDLKLALPAAPAPFCPVPQPAWPTEAARVVAAQGYLQAVCPALLQPLELGGRPFVLRALQPVADKLDFSNFTQDAAGFEAALPDFGHLLAWAHLRAAGHRGAAGPDALQAFGQGVGAWRAAVLGFAAQAQAVVAADYAAFALACQEGVLPTAAR; encoded by the coding sequence ATGCCTGCTGCCGATATTGCCGCCACGCCCGGCGCGCTCGCCGCGTTTTTTCAGCTGCACGATGCTGGGCGGGTGCCCGCGCTGCTGCCTATCCGCTACCACCGGATGCAGGCCGATGCGCTGGCGTTTTTTCGGGGGAGCGCGCCGCTCTACTACGCCCGCTTTGGGGCCGCGCCCGCGCTGGCCGGCGGGCCGGTGGGCTGGCTCTGCGGCGATGCGCACATCGAAAACTTTGGCTCGTATCGGGGCGATAACCGACTGGTTTATTTCGATTTAAACGACTTTGATGAAGCCGTGCTAGGGCCGCTAAGCTGGGATGTGGGCCGCCTGCTGGTAAGCGTGCGGTTGGCCGCCGCGCACTTTGGCCTACCCCCCGCCGCCCAGCAGACCCACGCCGAAACCCTGTTGGCCGCCTACGCCGCCGCGCTGGCCACCGGCAAAGCCTATTTATTGGAACGAGCCACCGCATGGGGCCTGGTGCGCCAGCTGCTCCATAACGTGCAGCAGCGCCGGCCGCGCGAGCTGCTGGCCGGCCGCGCCAGCCGGCACGGCGGCTGGCACTTCCGCGCCCACAAGTCGGCTGCCCTGCGCCCCCTACCCCCCGCTGAGGCGCTGGCCGTGCTGCGCGCCGTAGAGAGCTGGCGGCTGGCCCAGCCCCAGCCGCCCTGCGGGCCGCTGCTCGACGTGGCCGGGCGCATTGCCGGGGTAGGCAGCCTGGGCGTGCCCCGCTACGCGCTGCTGGCCAAAAGCCGCCACGCCGGCAAGCTGCCCCGGCTGCTCGACCTCAAGCTGGCGCTGCCGGCCGCGCCCGCGCCGTTTTGCCCGGTGCCGCAGCCCGCGTGGCCTACCGAGGCGGCCCGCGTGGTGGCGGCGCAGGGCTACTTGCAGGCGGTGTGCCCGGCCCTGCTGCAGCCGCTGGAGCTGGGCGGGCGGCCCTTTGTGCTGCGGGCCCTGCAGCCGGTGGCCGACAAGCTGGACTTTAGCAATTTCACCCAGGACGCGGCGGGCTTTGAAGCTGCGCTACCCGATTTTGGCCACCTGCTGGCCTGGGCGCACCTGCGGGCGGCCGGCCACCGCGGCGCGGCCGGACCCGACGCGCTTCAGGCCTTCGGGCAGGGGGTAGGCGCGTGGCGCGCCGCCGTGCTCGGCTTCGCGGCCCAGGCGCAGGCCGTGGTGGCGGCCGACTACGCGGCGTTCGCGCTGGCGTGCCAAGAAGGTGTTTTGCCCACGGCCGCGCGGTAG
- a CDS encoding MGH1-like glycoside hydrolase domain-containing protein → MNAENQRLEEANTGKKDWRHYGSYLSERQWGTVREDYSAGGDAWNYTNFNMARSYAYRWGEEGLAGFCDTQQLLCLSIALWNGQDPFLKEQLFGLSGPQGNHGEDVKELYYFLDATPSHSYQKLLYKYPQAAFPYEELVKENGARTRQQPEYELLDTGIFNESRYYDVFVEMAKADADDLLFQYTIVNRGPEATTLHVLPQLWFRNTWTWGYDDYRPSLKALSNTSVQVSRRELGELTWYLNDPAELLFCDNHTNVERIDGHPSGEQFYKDGINGYVVDKKQGTVNPARTGTKAAAHYTITLQPGEIRQVRLRLGPAGLTAPFADFEKILAQRQHEADEFYAELQQEITEADARLVQRQAYAGMLWSKQFYDYDVPRWLAGDPALPPPPPERLNGRNAEWKSLTNYDIISMPDTWEYPWYAAWDLAFHCLPLVQLDPEFAKSQLRLLCHDWYMHPNGQLPAYEWHFSDVNPPVHAWATFRVFKIDQKQRGDAGDVAFLETVFHRLLLNFTWWVNRKDRDGHNIFEGGFLGLDNIGVFDRSAPLPFGGTLEQADGTAWVAMFALNMMRIALELSQTNPVYQDLACKFFEHFLYIAEAMTNVGNTALDLWDDEDEFYYDALNKPDGGGHELLKVRSMVGLIPLFAVEVLDEDVLMGAPIFLARMNWLLTNRPGLADLVSHWQEPGKGARRLLSLLRGHRMKRLLFRMLDPNEFLSDHGIRSLSRVYLDNPYVYKADGTAFVVNYQPAESQSDMFGGNSNWRGPVWFPVNFLIVESLQRFYHYYGDDFKVECPTNSGNYVTILDVADELAQRLNRLFLRDEKTGRRACFGTRDIFQNDPNFRDYVLFNEYFNGDTGEGLGASHQTGWTGLVAKLLLPHYTIESHYENRK, encoded by the coding sequence ATGAACGCTGAAAATCAACGCCTCGAAGAAGCAAATACGGGGAAGAAAGACTGGCGGCACTATGGCTCCTACCTCTCGGAGCGGCAGTGGGGCACGGTGCGCGAGGACTACTCGGCTGGCGGCGATGCCTGGAATTATACCAACTTCAACATGGCCCGCTCCTACGCCTACCGCTGGGGCGAGGAGGGCCTGGCCGGCTTCTGCGACACGCAGCAGCTGTTGTGCCTGAGCATCGCGCTCTGGAACGGGCAGGACCCTTTTCTAAAGGAGCAGCTATTCGGCCTGAGCGGGCCGCAGGGCAACCACGGCGAGGACGTGAAGGAGCTGTACTACTTCCTCGATGCTACACCTAGCCATTCGTACCAAAAGCTGCTCTATAAGTACCCACAAGCTGCTTTTCCCTACGAAGAACTGGTGAAGGAAAACGGTGCCCGCACCCGCCAGCAGCCCGAATACGAGCTGCTTGATACGGGTATTTTCAACGAAAGCCGCTACTACGATGTGTTCGTGGAGATGGCCAAAGCCGATGCCGACGACCTGCTTTTTCAGTACACCATCGTGAACCGCGGGCCGGAGGCCACCACGTTGCACGTGCTGCCGCAACTCTGGTTTCGCAACACCTGGACCTGGGGCTACGACGATTACCGCCCTAGTCTTAAAGCGCTGAGCAACACGTCGGTGCAAGTCAGTCGTCGCGAGCTGGGCGAGTTGACCTGGTACCTGAACGACCCGGCCGAACTGTTGTTTTGCGACAACCACACCAACGTGGAGCGCATTGACGGGCACCCGTCGGGCGAGCAGTTTTACAAGGATGGCATTAATGGTTATGTAGTTGATAAAAAGCAGGGTACCGTGAACCCGGCGCGCACTGGCACCAAGGCCGCTGCCCACTACACCATCACCTTGCAGCCCGGCGAAATCCGGCAGGTGCGCCTGCGCCTGGGCCCGGCGGGCCTGACCGCGCCCTTCGCCGATTTTGAGAAAATCCTCGCGCAGCGCCAGCACGAGGCCGATGAGTTTTACGCCGAGCTTCAGCAGGAAATAACCGAGGCCGATGCGCGTCTGGTGCAGCGCCAGGCGTATGCCGGGATGCTGTGGAGTAAGCAGTTCTACGACTACGATGTGCCGCGCTGGCTGGCCGGCGACCCGGCCCTACCCCCGCCGCCGCCCGAGAGGCTGAACGGCCGCAACGCGGAGTGGAAAAGCCTGACCAACTACGACATTATCTCGATGCCCGATACCTGGGAATACCCCTGGTACGCGGCCTGGGACCTGGCTTTTCACTGCCTGCCGCTGGTGCAGCTCGACCCGGAATTTGCCAAAAGCCAGCTGCGGCTGCTGTGCCACGATTGGTACATGCACCCCAACGGCCAGCTGCCGGCCTACGAGTGGCATTTCTCCGACGTGAACCCGCCGGTGCACGCCTGGGCCACGTTTCGGGTGTTCAAGATTGACCAGAAGCAGCGCGGCGATGCCGGCGACGTGGCTTTTCTGGAAACCGTGTTCCACCGTTTGCTGCTCAATTTCACGTGGTGGGTGAACCGCAAGGACCGCGACGGGCACAATATTTTTGAGGGCGGCTTTCTGGGGCTGGATAATATCGGGGTGTTCGACCGCTCAGCGCCGCTGCCCTTCGGCGGCACGCTGGAGCAGGCCGACGGCACGGCCTGGGTGGCCATGTTTGCGCTCAATATGATGCGTATCGCGCTGGAATTGAGCCAGACCAACCCCGTGTACCAGGATTTGGCGTGCAAGTTTTTCGAGCATTTTCTCTATATCGCCGAAGCTATGACCAACGTGGGCAACACTGCGCTGGACCTTTGGGACGACGAGGATGAGTTTTACTACGATGCCCTCAACAAGCCCGACGGCGGCGGCCACGAACTGCTGAAAGTGCGCTCAATGGTGGGCCTGATTCCGCTCTTCGCGGTGGAAGTGCTGGATGAGGACGTGCTGATGGGCGCGCCCATATTTCTGGCCCGCATGAACTGGCTACTTACTAACCGCCCCGGCCTGGCCGACTTGGTGAGCCATTGGCAGGAGCCCGGCAAGGGCGCGCGCCGCCTGCTAAGCTTGCTGCGCGGCCACCGCATGAAGCGCCTGCTATTCCGGATGCTGGACCCCAACGAATTCCTGTCTGACCACGGCATTCGCAGCCTCTCGCGGGTATATCTGGATAATCCCTACGTCTATAAAGCGGACGGCACGGCCTTCGTGGTGAACTACCAGCCGGCCGAGTCGCAGAGCGACATGTTTGGGGGTAACTCCAACTGGCGCGGGCCGGTCTGGTTTCCGGTTAACTTTCTGATTGTGGAGTCGTTGCAGCGTTTTTATCATTATTACGGCGACGATTTTAAGGTGGAGTGCCCGACCAACTCGGGCAACTACGTCACCATTTTGGACGTGGCCGACGAGCTGGCGCAGCGCCTCAACCGGCTGTTTTTGCGCGACGAAAAAACCGGCCGCCGCGCCTGCTTCGGCACCCGCGACATTTTTCAAAACGACCCTAATTTCCGCGACTACGTGCTCTTTAACGAGTACTTCAATGGCGATACCGGCGAGGGCCTCGGCGCCAGCCACCAAACTGGCTGGACGGGCCTGGTCGCCAAGCTCCTGCTGCCGCACTACACCATTGAGTCGCATTATGAAAACCGCAAGTAG
- a CDS encoding LytR/AlgR family response regulator transcription factor encodes MNALLIDDSRLARTELRHLLRAFPDVTVVGEARHADEARQQIQALRPEVLFLDIHMPGQSGFDLLASLEGAVPHVIFTTAYDQYALQAFEVNALDYLLKPVSEARLAAALAKLRPAAPAAPTPPPAPEAPAPPLTAHDQVFVKDGERCWFVKLADIRLFEISGSATRVYFEQHQPLIARSLQQLEARLDPKVFFRANRQQIINLQWIAGIEPWFSNTLKISLRHGPDVEISRAQSGLFRELMSL; translated from the coding sequence ATGAACGCCTTACTCATCGACGACTCGCGCCTGGCGCGCACCGAGCTGCGCCACCTACTGCGCGCCTTTCCCGACGTGACGGTGGTGGGCGAAGCCCGCCACGCCGACGAGGCGCGCCAGCAGATTCAGGCGCTGCGGCCCGAGGTGCTGTTTCTCGATATTCACATGCCCGGCCAGTCGGGCTTCGACCTGCTGGCTTCGCTGGAAGGGGCCGTGCCGCACGTTATCTTCACCACGGCCTACGACCAGTACGCGCTCCAAGCCTTCGAGGTCAATGCGTTAGACTACCTGCTCAAACCCGTGAGCGAAGCCCGGCTGGCCGCCGCGCTGGCCAAGCTGCGGCCGGCCGCGCCGGCAGCCCCTACCCCCCCACCCGCGCCCGAAGCGCCCGCGCCGCCCCTCACGGCCCACGACCAGGTATTCGTGAAGGACGGCGAGCGCTGCTGGTTTGTGAAGCTGGCCGATATCCGGCTTTTTGAAATCAGCGGCAGCGCCACGCGGGTGTATTTTGAGCAACACCAGCCGCTGATAGCGCGCAGCTTGCAGCAGTTGGAGGCGCGCCTCGACCCCAAGGTATTCTTCCGGGCCAACCGCCAGCAAATCATCAACCTGCAGTGGATTGCGGGTATTGAGCCGTGGTTTAGCAACACGCTCAAAATCAGCCTACGCCACGGCCCCGACGTGGAAATATCACGCGCGCAGTCGGGGCTGTTTCGGGAGTTGATGAGTCTGTAG